A stretch of DNA from Cupriavidus taiwanensis:
CCGCGCTTGCTGGAGTTCGCCCATGCGACTTACTCCGCGCGAGGCAGGTCGAAGCTGAACGCGGCCCACTGGCCGAGCTCGCTCTCGGCAAACAGCTGGCCGCCGTGGCGCTCGATCACGGCATAGCTGATCGAGAGCCCCAGGCCCAGGCCCTGCCCGACTTCACGGGTGGTGAAGAACGGCTCGAACACCCGCGCCAGGTGTTCCGCCGCGATGCCGGGGCCGTTGTCGCGCACGGTCACGTGCAAGCGGCCTTCGGTCCAGCGCACCGCGGTATGGATCGCGGGTTCGGTGGTGCCGGCCTTGCGCATGGCCAGCGCCGCGTTGGAAAACAGGTTGATCAGCACGCCGATGATGGCGGCCTCGTCGCCCAGCACCAGCGTGTCGGCGGGCAACTCGCGCGTCACCTTGACGCCGCGCAGCTCATGCGCGGTCAGGCGGATCGACGAATCCAGCGCCTTTTCGAACATGAACGGCGTGCCTTCCACCTCGGCGCCCGGCTTGCGGTAGGCGAAGGTCTTCAGGTCGGAAACGATATGCTGGATGCGCTGCATCCCCTGCTTGGCATCCACCAGGCATTCGGTCAGCGACTCGCTTTCCTTGGCCTGGGGTTCTTCCATCGCCACCTCGATCGCCATCAGGCAGAAGTTCACCGGATTGTTGACTTCATGCAGCAGACCCGCGGCCAGGGTACCGATCGCGGCCATCTTTTCCTGCTGCAGCATCTGGCCCTTGATATCGACCAGCTTGCGGTTGATGACCTCGAGTTCGGCGTTCTTCTCGGCCACCTCCGCCTTGAGGCGGAACAGCATGAAGCGCGCGCGCTCGTTGAAATAGGTGTAGACCGCGCTGGCCGCGGCGGCAAACAGCAGGAACAGCGAATTGACGATAAAGGTCCCGAGCGGCTCGATGCCGCCGGGATGAAACAGGCACGCCAGCACGTACAGCAGGTACGAAAGCACGCCGAATACCAGGTTCTGCCACAGGCCGAACGGCAGCGCGATGCCTGACGCGAAGATGGCCAGGTTCAGTCCGACGTAGTACGGCGAATGCACGCCTTCAGTCTGC
This window harbors:
- a CDS encoding sensor histidine kinase, which gives rise to MSTNQLYAGYQSELVDFRLAFSRGGAYTAIVLVLLGVGLDYGQYPQQQFPFAVARVVVSMLIAGVVVVLYSAAGRRFAPWLTLTWLLLPQIMIAWMISQTEGVHSPYYVGLNLAIFASGIALPFGLWQNLVFGVLSYLLYVLACLFHPGGIEPLGTFIVNSLFLLFAAAASAVYTYFNERARFMLFRLKAEVAEKNAELEVINRKLVDIKGQMLQQEKMAAIGTLAAGLLHEVNNPVNFCLMAIEVAMEEPQAKESESLTECLVDAKQGMQRIQHIVSDLKTFAYRKPGAEVEGTPFMFEKALDSSIRLTAHELRGVKVTRELPADTLVLGDEAAIIGVLINLFSNAALAMRKAGTTEPAIHTAVRWTEGRLHVTVRDNGPGIAAEHLARVFEPFFTTREVGQGLGLGLSISYAVIERHGGQLFAESELGQWAAFSFDLPRAE